From one Chryseobacterium sp. 3008163 genomic stretch:
- a CDS encoding Lrp/AsnC family transcriptional regulator, which translates to MQFDETDKKLLLFLQQDCKQTTKELSYKLGLSITAVYERIRKLENNGVISKYVAILDKTKIDKNFIILCHVKLTQHKKEYVLRFEKEVMTLDEVTECFHVSGDYDYILKICVKDMEDYRNFMLTKLTTIQHIASTQSSFTISEVKNTTELVL; encoded by the coding sequence ATGCAATTTGACGAAACGGATAAAAAACTGCTGCTTTTTCTACAACAAGACTGTAAGCAAACCACCAAAGAACTGTCTTACAAACTCGGTTTGTCAATTACTGCAGTTTATGAACGTATCAGAAAGCTTGAAAACAATGGGGTAATTTCAAAATACGTGGCCATTTTAGATAAAACAAAAATTGATAAAAATTTCATTATTCTTTGTCATGTAAAATTGACTCAGCATAAAAAAGAATATGTACTTCGTTTTGAAAAAGAAGTGATGACTTTAGATGAGGTGACGGAATGTTTCCATGTGAGTGGTGATTACGATTATATTCTTAAAATCTGTGTAAAAGACATGGAAGATTACCGTAATTTTATGCTGACCAAACTCACAACGATTCAGCATATTGCAAGTACCCAAAGTTCGTTCACAATTTCTGAAGTGAAAAATACGACCGAATTGGTATTGTAA
- a CDS encoding bestrophin family protein: MITTKYVNYKKVLNLSGFHLLIISFWCSLIAVLFHVFHWDWMIIPWVPVALIGTAEAFLVGFKNNQAYERLWEARKIWGGIVNASRSFAAMVYAFEIDNNEVGKFDLEERRKKIVYRHIAWLYAFREQILVPVEWEHIKFEEDKLKNTDKKRHRIIRAGFPDYGRTPIFLKKYLSEEECELQSSYNNFATFLVSQQAKDVNELKNMKAISDFNQMQLQDCLTEFYTLQGQAERIKKFPLPRQFASTAFVFNIIFIMLLPLGLVSEFSKLGDWGIWVSVPFCIIIGWIYIIMELVGDYSENPFEGLMFDIPMLSICRSIEIDLLQMIGEHEDLPEPIASKNGVLV; this comes from the coding sequence ATGATCACAACCAAATACGTCAACTATAAAAAGGTTCTCAACTTATCCGGATTCCATTTACTCATCATTTCTTTTTGGTGCTCGCTTATCGCTGTACTTTTTCATGTTTTTCACTGGGACTGGATGATTATTCCATGGGTTCCGGTAGCTCTGATTGGCACAGCAGAAGCTTTTTTGGTAGGTTTTAAAAATAACCAGGCTTATGAAAGATTATGGGAAGCAAGAAAAATCTGGGGTGGCATCGTTAATGCGAGCCGCTCATTTGCCGCGATGGTTTATGCTTTCGAAATAGATAATAATGAGGTAGGAAAATTTGATCTTGAAGAACGCAGAAAAAAAATTGTTTATCGTCATATTGCCTGGTTATATGCATTCCGCGAACAAATCTTGGTGCCTGTAGAATGGGAACATATAAAATTTGAAGAAGATAAATTAAAAAACACAGATAAAAAGAGACATAGAATCATCAGAGCTGGATTTCCGGATTATGGAAGAACACCTATATTCCTCAAAAAATATCTATCTGAAGAAGAATGCGAGCTGCAGTCTTCGTACAACAATTTTGCAACTTTTCTTGTTTCACAGCAGGCGAAAGATGTGAATGAATTAAAAAACATGAAGGCAATTTCTGATTTTAACCAAATGCAACTACAGGATTGTCTTACAGAATTTTACACACTACAGGGGCAGGCAGAAAGAATTAAAAAATTTCCGCTTCCCAGACAGTTTGCAAGTACAGCTTTTGTCTTCAATATTATCTTTATTATGTTGCTTCCTTTAGGTTTAGTGAGCGAATTTTCTAAACTCGGCGATTGGGGAATATGGGTATCGGTTCCTTTCTGCATTATAATTGGCTGGATTTATATCATTATGGAATTGGTAGGAGACTACTCCGAAAACCCTTTTGAAGGATTAATGTTTGATATTCCAATGTTATCAATATGCAGAAGCATAGAGATCGACCTTCTTCAAATGATTGGCGAACATGAAGACCTTCCGGAACCGATTGCTTCTAAGAATGGGGTTTTAGTTTAA
- a CDS encoding T9SS-dependent choice-of-anchor J family protein produces MKKALFFLLIPFLGFSQWTENFDSGTTMPAGWAVINDGGANGWLFDIPDSGSAQSGANVATLEYNATAHDDYLITKAIVVTAGVSDRISFYVKSRASSFLEDYEVLLSTTNQTKPAFTTVLQATQKAPSAWTQKTFSLSAYVGQTVYVAIHATDTDQFEIYADTFKVDSVPTAVPTCTSFTSPTNGAVGVNVDGILNWTSVASATGYKVKVGTTTGGSDIVNNVDAGNVITYNITGNLNASTVYYATITPYNAVGDAIGCSEISFTTMAPPANDNCSAAVVLTVNPDYSCGVTTPGATQAATASTETAPTCGASGTNDDVWFKFTATNTAHRISLTNVSGFTDMAMAAYSGACGGLVEVSCSDPDIMDLTGLTIGQEYKVRVWTYTSTVTTAATFNICVGTPPPPPANDNCSGAIVLTPGATFAQNAVTATNVGATTDGVPQSCQTNAINNVWYSVVVPASGSLTIETKAAAGSTYSDSIINVFSGACGALVNVTSGCNDDDGDGAFSLVNLTGQTPGEVLLVSIWRWGNTSVFDGAFQISAYNASLSTSEVSQAKNNITAYPNPFADVLNISDVKNVKSISIVDIAGRVVKTIEKPSTSLQLRELNSGMYMVILNMNDGSRQTIKAIKK; encoded by the coding sequence ATGAAAAAAGCATTATTTTTTCTCTTAATTCCTTTTCTGGGATTTTCACAATGGACAGAGAATTTTGATTCTGGCACAACAATGCCTGCGGGGTGGGCGGTTATCAACGATGGAGGAGCTAATGGATGGCTTTTTGATATTCCTGATTCTGGTTCTGCACAATCGGGTGCCAATGTTGCCACACTTGAATACAACGCCACAGCGCATGACGATTATTTAATTACGAAAGCTATTGTTGTAACTGCTGGAGTAAGTGATAGAATTTCGTTTTATGTAAAGTCAAGAGCCTCATCTTTTCTTGAGGATTATGAAGTTTTGCTGTCAACTACTAATCAGACAAAGCCTGCATTTACAACTGTTCTTCAGGCTACTCAAAAAGCACCTAGTGCTTGGACTCAAAAAACATTTAGTCTGTCTGCTTATGTTGGGCAAACGGTATATGTGGCTATTCATGCTACTGATACAGATCAATTTGAAATTTATGCTGATACTTTTAAAGTAGATTCTGTACCAACTGCTGTACCAACATGTACATCTTTTACTTCTCCTACAAACGGAGCTGTTGGTGTAAATGTAGATGGTATCTTAAATTGGACTTCAGTAGCTTCAGCTACTGGATATAAAGTAAAGGTAGGGACAACCACCGGAGGAAGTGATATAGTAAATAATGTAGATGCAGGTAATGTAATAACATATAACATAACTGGAAACCTAAACGCAAGTACTGTGTATTATGCAACCATTACTCCTTACAATGCTGTAGGAGATGCTATAGGTTGTTCTGAGATTTCATTTACCACAATGGCTCCACCTGCAAATGATAACTGTTCGGCAGCTGTGGTATTAACTGTAAACCCCGACTATTCATGTGGTGTTACAACGCCAGGAGCAACGCAAGCTGCAACGGCGTCTACGGAAACAGCACCTACTTGTGGTGCGTCTGGTACAAATGATGATGTTTGGTTTAAATTTACGGCGACTAATACTGCACACAGAATTTCACTTACTAATGTATCTGGATTTACAGATATGGCAATGGCTGCTTATAGTGGCGCTTGTGGAGGTTTAGTAGAGGTTTCGTGTAGCGACCCAGATATTATGGATCTTACAGGGTTAACAATTGGTCAAGAATATAAGGTAAGAGTATGGACGTATACTTCAACAGTAACAACTGCAGCAACATTTAATATTTGTGTTGGAACACCACCACCACCACCAGCTAATGATAATTGTTCTGGAGCGATTGTACTGACTCCGGGGGCTACTTTTGCTCAAAATGCAGTTACGGCAACTAATGTAGGTGCAACTACGGACGGTGTTCCTCAATCTTGTCAAACTAATGCTATTAATAATGTTTGGTATTCTGTGGTAGTGCCAGCTTCAGGGAGTCTTACAATAGAAACTAAAGCAGCTGCTGGTTCTACATATTCTGATTCTATTATTAATGTATTCTCAGGAGCTTGTGGGGCGTTAGTAAATGTAACATCTGGATGTAATGATGATGATGGCGATGGCGCTTTTTCTTTAGTAAACTTAACAGGGCAAACACCAGGTGAGGTGTTGTTGGTAAGTATTTGGAGATGGGGGAATACTTCTGTTTTTGATGGTGCTTTCCAAATTTCTGCTTATAACGCAAGTTTATCAACTTCAGAGGTTTCTCAAGCGAAAAACAACATTACAGCTTATCCAAACCCATTTGCAGATGTTTTAAACATCTCAGATGTGAAAAATGTTAAATCAATTTCAATTGTTGATATTGCTGGTAGAGTAGTAAAAACTATTGAAAAACCAAGTACGTCTCTTCAATTAAGAGAATTGAACTCAGGCATGTATATGGTTATTTTAAATATGAATGATGGTTCTAGACAAACAATCAAAGCGATTAAGAAATAA
- a CDS encoding fibronectin type III domain-containing protein, producing the protein MKKLLLTCMLALSYGVFAQVGPPQSTNPNTNNGYGFAQSSGAYVPLTAGKTVWQSGATLATNGVSGPINLPSPFKFNGKSYSIIYISNNGFITFGSAPVATAYTGLSTNSAVPNLAEGAVAGFANNLINANTTTSEIAYEAISGKFIVQFTDLKNTSGSATQLLNFQIQLDITNNSVQIVYGNCVSGTATTTGEVGLRGADGRGDVNNRLGTDWTATTSGTANSSSCTLGITNGTTVPANGLTFTYTPGTWIAAPTTYATLPFTENFSSWANGNSTGDLPNITYWRTWPSRGNGSWRQNDLATANLGYTGTSGWYENTEGTTTTIAAPAVAPTARFHSYYATAGQVGNMDLYVDLSSGGSGVRVLSFDYRNVSGTDKLEVLYSTDGGVTFTSVGSLTTNSAWTKPSYVINSTAANAILRLSATADYGSDDIFVDNLNIIVTTTPPACTTTTAPLNNATGVSITPTVTWAASVGASSYKINLGTVPGGTDVLNSFDVGNVLTYVIPTATPLMYGKLYYVTVLPTNANGTASGCTEFSFTTKNLNCPSVTAPSSAATGVSTTPAFTWGAVTDATGYKLTIGTTAGGNNILNAFDLGNVTTYTLPTPLMIGTKYFYTINAYNSYNSSLSCTERNFTTAGCATVSAPTAAATGVSLTPTFTWAAVTGVTGYKLTIGTTTGGNNILNAYDVGNVTTHTLSSPLALGTKYFYTVNSYDATTTTASCTERNFTTITACPTVSAPASAATGVSVTPTFTWAANANATGYKLTIGTTTGGSDVLNAFDVGNVTTYTLPNPLNNGIKYFYTISGYNATSTSLGCTERNFTTVVTCFVPTVPAITASSVTSSGATATWTAPTSAPSNGYEVYYSTSNTVPTFSTPLNATNSVVSSTTTASIGGLIPSTLYYVWVRSVCSGPDRSAWTSVVSFVTLCQPPAMISTTGATVCPNTAATLSASADAGATINWYNATSGGTSLGTGANFTTPAIATTTSYYADASYINNLTGQARVTYATVSATDPIDYGLVFDAAKSFKLNSVKIFLERNATTNLVVNLTNSAGTILQTITIPSANLPTGGTTTTPVSYTIALGWDINAGAGYRLMANSGPYMIRESSLGGFPYSLGDAGNITSGYISSASPSYYYFYSWDVTTVCASSPRQQVVATVDSTGCPGLATSEVDLNKNEIKAYPNPFADVLNVSDVKNVKSISIVDIAGRVVKTIEKPSSSLQLRELNSGMYMVILYMNDGSRQTIKAIKK; encoded by the coding sequence ATGAAAAAACTTTTACTCACCTGCATGTTGGCTCTCAGTTATGGAGTTTTTGCACAGGTAGGTCCTCCACAAAGTACCAATCCAAATACAAACAATGGTTATGGATTTGCACAATCAAGTGGAGCTTATGTGCCTTTAACTGCTGGTAAAACAGTCTGGCAATCTGGCGCGACGCTGGCCACTAATGGTGTTTCAGGACCAATAAATTTGCCATCTCCATTTAAGTTTAATGGCAAATCTTACAGTATTATTTACATTAGTAATAACGGATTTATAACCTTTGGTAGTGCGCCTGTAGCAACTGCATATACAGGTTTGTCCACAAACTCTGCGGTACCGAATCTTGCCGAAGGTGCAGTTGCTGGATTTGCTAATAACTTAATCAATGCTAATACAACCACTTCTGAAATTGCCTATGAAGCAATAAGTGGAAAGTTTATTGTCCAGTTTACCGATCTTAAGAATACTAGTGGTTCAGCGACGCAATTGTTGAATTTCCAGATTCAGTTGGATATAACCAATAATTCTGTTCAAATTGTATACGGAAACTGTGTCTCTGGTACGGCAACAACTACTGGAGAAGTTGGTTTGAGGGGTGCTGACGGACGAGGAGATGTAAACAATAGGTTAGGAACAGATTGGACTGCTACTACATCGGGTACTGCTAATTCATCAAGCTGTACTTTAGGGATTACAAATGGTACTACAGTGCCAGCGAATGGTCTTACATTTACTTATACACCAGGAACTTGGATTGCGGCTCCTACTACATATGCTACATTACCTTTTACTGAAAACTTTTCAAGCTGGGCAAACGGAAACTCGACAGGAGATCTTCCTAATATAACATATTGGAGAACGTGGCCTTCACGAGGAAATGGAAGTTGGAGGCAAAATGACCTTGCAACGGCTAATTTAGGCTATACAGGTACATCCGGATGGTATGAAAACACTGAAGGTACCACTACTACTATTGCTGCTCCTGCAGTAGCTCCTACAGCAAGATTTCACTCTTATTATGCTACTGCAGGTCAAGTAGGTAATATGGATCTTTATGTAGATCTTTCGTCAGGAGGCTCAGGTGTAAGAGTACTTTCGTTTGATTATAGAAATGTCAGTGGAACAGATAAATTAGAGGTTTTATATTCTACAGATGGTGGAGTGACGTTTACTTCTGTTGGGTCATTAACAACAAATTCTGCTTGGACGAAGCCTTCTTATGTAATCAACTCTACTGCTGCTAATGCAATCCTTAGATTGTCTGCTACAGCAGATTATGGTTCAGATGATATTTTTGTTGATAATTTGAATATTATTGTCACTACTACTCCGCCTGCGTGTACTACTACTACAGCACCGCTTAACAACGCAACTGGTGTTTCTATTACTCCAACAGTTACTTGGGCTGCGTCTGTAGGTGCATCATCGTATAAAATAAATCTAGGAACAGTTCCTGGAGGTACTGATGTACTCAATAGTTTTGATGTGGGTAATGTGCTTACTTATGTGATACCTACTGCAACACCTTTAATGTACGGTAAACTTTATTATGTAACAGTTTTGCCAACTAATGCAAACGGTACAGCTAGTGGATGTACGGAATTTTCTTTTACGACCAAAAACTTAAATTGTCCTTCGGTGACAGCGCCTTCTTCTGCTGCAACAGGAGTTTCTACTACTCCTGCTTTTACATGGGGTGCTGTAACAGATGCTACGGGATATAAACTTACCATAGGCACTACTGCAGGTGGTAATAATATACTAAATGCTTTTGATCTTGGAAATGTAACTACATATACATTGCCAACACCATTGATGATAGGAACAAAATATTTTTATACCATTAATGCTTATAACTCTTACAACTCTTCTTTAAGCTGTACGGAAAGAAACTTTACTACAGCGGGTTGTGCAACGGTAAGCGCTCCTACTGCAGCAGCTACTGGTGTTTCGCTTACTCCTACCTTTACTTGGGCGGCGGTAACAGGAGTTACAGGGTATAAGCTTACAATAGGTACTACTACTGGTGGTAATAATATTCTTAATGCCTATGATGTGGGGAATGTTACTACACATACTCTTTCATCACCATTGGCGCTTGGAACAAAATATTTCTATACTGTAAATAGCTACGATGCGACAACTACTACTGCATCATGTACAGAAAGAAACTTTACTACAATTACAGCATGTCCTACGGTAAGTGCTCCGGCTTCGGCTGCTACAGGGGTGTCGGTAACACCAACTTTCACGTGGGCTGCAAACGCAAATGCAACTGGTTACAAACTTACAATCGGTACAACTACTGGAGGATCTGATGTTTTGAATGCTTTTGATGTAGGTAATGTTACTACGTATACACTTCCAAATCCTCTCAATAATGGTATAAAATATTTTTATACTATCAGTGGTTATAATGCAACAAGTACTTCTTTAGGATGTACAGAAAGAAACTTTACAACTGTAGTTACTTGTTTTGTACCAACTGTTCCGGCAATTACTGCTTCGAGCGTAACATCATCTGGAGCTACGGCTACTTGGACTGCACCTACTAGTGCGCCTTCAAATGGTTATGAAGTGTACTATAGTACATCTAATACAGTACCTACATTTAGTACGCCTTTAAATGCGACAAATTCAGTTGTTTCATCTACTACAACTGCTTCAATAGGTGGGTTAATTCCTTCTACATTATATTATGTTTGGGTAAGATCAGTATGTAGTGGTCCCGATAGAAGTGCGTGGACTTCTGTTGTTTCATTTGTGACACTTTGTCAACCACCTGCTATGATATCAACAACGGGTGCTACCGTTTGTCCTAATACGGCGGCTACTCTTTCTGCGTCAGCGGATGCAGGAGCAACAATTAACTGGTACAATGCAACGAGTGGCGGAACTTCTTTAGGAACAGGTGCAAATTTTACCACGCCTGCTATAGCTACAACAACATCTTATTATGCGGATGCATCTTATATTAATAATTTAACAGGACAGGCTAGAGTAACGTATGCTACGGTAAGTGCTACTGATCCGATTGATTACGGTTTAGTTTTTGATGCTGCAAAGTCTTTTAAACTGAATTCAGTAAAGATATTCTTAGAGAGAAATGCAACAACTAACCTGGTTGTGAATTTAACTAACAGTGCTGGAACAATACTTCAGACTATTACTATTCCTTCAGCTAACTTACCTACTGGTGGAACAACTACAACACCTGTAAGTTATACAATAGCTTTAGGATGGGATATCAATGCAGGTGCCGGATATAGGTTAATGGCAAACTCTGGTCCTTATATGATCAGGGAAAGTTCTTTAGGAGGTTTTCCATATTCTTTAGGAGATGCAGGAAATATTACTTCGGGTTATATTTCTAGTGCAAGTCCTTCATACTATTATTTCTACAGCTGGGATGTAACAACTGTATGTGCTTCATCGCCAAGACAGCAGGTTGTTGCTACTGTTGATTCAACAGGATGTCCTGGTTTGGCTACATCTGAGGTTGATTTGAATAAAAATGAAATCAAAGCCTATCCAAACCCATTTGCAGATGTTTTAAACGTCTCAGATGTGAAGAATGTAAAATCAATTTCAATTGTTGATATTGCTGGTAGAGTAGTGAAAACTATTGAAAAACCAAGTTCGTCTCTTCAATTAAGAGAATTGAACTCAGGTATGTATATGGTTATTTTATACATGAATGATGGTTCTAGACAAACTATCAAAGCGATCAAAAAATAA
- a CDS encoding thiamine pyrophosphate-dependent enzyme, translating into MENTLHEKVSQDILLKAYNHMMLAKAMADIYEENRNVCKYVHSTSRGHEAIQLATAYQLKKEDWVSPYYRDESILLGIGFEPYQLMLQLLAKADDPFSGGRSYYSHPSSRNENMPKIIHQSSATGMQTIPTTGVAQGIKYIQDFNLEQFENNPVVICSLGDNSVTEGEVSEAFQFAALHQLPIIFLVQDNEWGISVTKEEARTCDAYDFVAGFEGLGRMRVDGTDFVESFDVMKKAVDFVRTERKPLVVCAKTVLIGHHTSGVRREFYRDEDDLTKHRAKDPGEILRNQLLESGSDEELLKQITKKARLEAEEAFERAQKAEDPKPETVMQHIFAPTPITEEVGTREPEGGEKIVMVDAAIHAIQEIMWKHPEALLYGQDVGERIGGVFRETVTLGKKFGSKRVFNTAIQEAYIIGSTTGMSAVGLKPIVEVQFADYIYPGINQLITEISKSNYLSNGKFPVSNIIRVPIGAYGGGGPYHSGSVESILANIKGIKIAYPSNAADFKGLLKAAYYDPNPVVMLEHKGLYWSKVPGTEDAKTIEPAEDYILPFGKGKVVIEADENEVKKGNTVVVITYGMGVYWAKEAVKNFGGKVEVIDLRTIIPLDEELVFERVKAHGKCIVLTEEQLNNSFAEAFAHRISKNCFKYLDAPVETMGSLDTPAVPINLILEKEMLPNAEKLSKKIDEMLKY; encoded by the coding sequence ATGGAAAATACACTTCACGAAAAAGTTTCTCAGGATATTTTACTTAAGGCTTATAATCATATGATGCTTGCAAAAGCAATGGCCGACATCTATGAGGAAAACAGAAATGTTTGCAAATATGTACATAGTACTTCTAGAGGTCACGAAGCAATTCAATTGGCAACGGCTTATCAGTTAAAAAAAGAAGACTGGGTTTCTCCATATTACAGAGATGAAAGTATTTTGTTGGGAATTGGTTTTGAGCCTTATCAATTGATGCTTCAATTGTTGGCTAAAGCTGATGATCCTTTTTCTGGTGGAAGATCGTATTATTCTCACCCTTCGAGCAGAAACGAAAATATGCCGAAGATCATTCACCAAAGTTCCGCGACCGGAATGCAGACTATTCCTACGACTGGTGTTGCACAAGGAATCAAATATATTCAGGATTTTAATTTAGAACAATTTGAAAATAATCCTGTCGTAATCTGCAGTTTGGGAGATAATTCTGTTACGGAAGGTGAAGTAAGTGAAGCATTTCAGTTTGCTGCTTTACACCAACTTCCTATTATTTTTCTCGTTCAGGACAACGAATGGGGAATTTCTGTAACCAAAGAAGAAGCGAGAACTTGTGACGCTTATGACTTCGTAGCCGGGTTTGAAGGTTTAGGAAGAATGAGAGTTGACGGAACCGATTTCGTTGAAAGTTTTGACGTAATGAAAAAAGCTGTTGATTTTGTGAGAACCGAAAGAAAGCCTTTGGTTGTTTGCGCAAAAACAGTGTTAATCGGTCATCATACTTCGGGAGTGAGAAGAGAATTCTATAGAGATGAAGATGATTTAACCAAGCACAGAGCAAAAGATCCGGGAGAAATCCTTAGAAATCAATTGCTGGAGTCTGGTAGCGATGAAGAATTATTAAAGCAAATCACAAAAAAGGCAAGATTAGAAGCTGAAGAAGCATTTGAAAGAGCTCAAAAAGCTGAAGACCCGAAACCTGAAACTGTGATGCAGCATATTTTCGCACCGACTCCGATCACCGAAGAAGTGGGAACACGTGAACCTGAAGGTGGAGAAAAAATCGTAATGGTTGATGCAGCAATTCACGCCATCCAGGAAATTATGTGGAAACATCCTGAAGCTTTATTGTACGGACAGGACGTGGGTGAAAGAATCGGTGGAGTTTTCCGTGAGACGGTGACTTTGGGTAAAAAATTCGGAAGCAAAAGAGTTTTCAACACCGCTATTCAGGAAGCTTATATCATCGGTTCAACAACGGGAATGAGTGCAGTTGGTTTAAAACCAATCGTTGAGGTTCAGTTTGCCGATTATATTTATCCTGGAATCAATCAGCTGATTACGGAGATTTCAAAATCAAATTATTTAAGCAACGGCAAGTTTCCTGTAAGCAATATCATCAGAGTTCCGATTGGAGCTTACGGCGGCGGCGGACCTTATCACAGCGGAAGTGTGGAAAGCATTTTAGCGAATATTAAAGGGATAAAAATCGCTTATCCAAGTAACGCAGCTGATTTTAAAGGTTTATTGAAAGCGGCTTATTACGACCCGAATCCGGTTGTGATGCTGGAGCATAAAGGTTTGTATTGGAGCAAAGTTCCGGGAACTGAAGATGCAAAAACCATCGAACCTGCAGAAGATTACATCTTACCTTTCGGAAAAGGAAAAGTAGTTATTGAAGCTGACGAAAACGAAGTTAAAAAAGGAAACACTGTTGTCGTTATCACTTACGGAATGGGAGTTTACTGGGCAAAAGAAGCCGTGAAAAATTTTGGAGGTAAAGTGGAAGTAATCGATTTGAGAACCATTATTCCTTTGGATGAAGAATTGGTTTTTGAACGAGTAAAAGCACACGGAAAATGTATCGTTCTGACAGAAGAACAATTGAATAATTCTTTTGCAGAAGCTTTTGCACACCGTATTTCTAAAAACTGCTTTAAATATCTTGATGCTCCGGTTGAAACGATGGGATCGCTTGATACTCCGGCAGTTCCGATTAATTTAATTTTAGAAAAGGAAATGCTTCCCAACGCTGAAAAGCTCTCGAAAAAAATCGACGAAATGTTGAAATATTAA
- a CDS encoding aminotransferase class I/II-fold pyridoxal phosphate-dependent enzyme: MDHFNAANEIQDLQYFGEFGGVNPSISDSSTYTFLSAKTMFDTFEGNADGCYLYSRHSSPMNLYLSQALAKMENTEMANVTASGMGAITSVLMQVCKSGDHIISSRTIYGGTYAFLKNFLPPFNIDTTFVDINNFESIENAIKPNTKIIYCESVSNPLLEVADLRKLSSICKKHNLKLIVDNTFSPLSISPSLLGADIVIHSLTKFINGSSDTVGGVYCGTQEFINDTKNVNNGACMLLGPTMDSFRSASILKNLRTLHIRMKQHSYNALYLAERFENDGLKVSYPGLPSHKNHELMKSMMQKEYGFGGLLTVDAGTTEKANELMEMMQHENLGYLAVSLGFYKTLFSCSGSSTSSEIPEEEREEMGISDGLIRFSIGLDHDIERTYKKMKECMIKTGVLHHETIFTS, from the coding sequence ATGGATCATTTTAATGCGGCAAACGAAATTCAAGACTTACAATATTTTGGAGAATTTGGAGGAGTAAATCCGTCAATTTCAGACAGCTCTACCTACACTTTCCTTTCTGCAAAAACCATGTTTGATACTTTTGAAGGAAATGCAGATGGCTGTTATTTATATTCAAGACATTCTTCTCCGATGAATCTGTATCTTTCTCAGGCATTGGCAAAGATGGAAAATACAGAAATGGCCAACGTAACCGCTTCCGGAATGGGTGCCATCACCTCTGTGCTGATGCAGGTTTGCAAAAGTGGCGATCATATCATCTCCAGCAGAACAATATATGGCGGAACGTATGCTTTTCTAAAGAACTTCCTTCCCCCGTTCAATATTGACACAACTTTTGTTGATATCAATAATTTTGAGTCGATTGAAAATGCCATCAAGCCAAACACAAAAATAATATATTGCGAAAGTGTGAGCAATCCACTTTTAGAGGTTGCCGACCTTAGAAAGCTTTCTTCAATTTGTAAGAAACATAACTTAAAACTTATAGTAGACAATACTTTTTCTCCGCTTTCCATTTCACCAAGTCTTTTAGGTGCTGATATTGTCATTCACAGTTTAACCAAATTTATTAATGGTAGCAGTGATACGGTTGGCGGAGTTTATTGTGGTACCCAAGAATTTATTAATGATACCAAAAATGTAAACAACGGAGCTTGTATGCTTCTTGGCCCTACGATGGACAGCTTCAGGTCTGCAAGCATTCTTAAAAACCTGAGAACGCTTCACATTCGAATGAAACAGCACAGCTACAACGCACTATATCTTGCTGAAAGATTTGAAAATGATGGTTTAAAAGTTTCTTATCCAGGTTTGCCATCTCACAAAAACCATGAACTGATGAAGAGTATGATGCAGAAAGAATATGGTTTTGGTGGTCTTCTCACTGTGGACGCCGGAACAACCGAAAAAGCCAATGAATTAATGGAAATGATGCAGCACGAAAATCTTGGATATCTTGCTGTAAGTTTAGGATTTTATAAAACATTATTCTCATGCTCCGGAAGCTCAACTTCATCTGAAATACCTGAAGAAGAAAGAGAAGAAATGGGAATCTCAGACGGACTCATACGATTTTCTATAGGCCTCGACCACGACATCGAGCGAACTTATAAAAAAATGAAAGAATGCATGATAAAAACAGGCGTTCTACACCATGAAACTATTTTTACATCTTGA